The following proteins come from a genomic window of Takifugu rubripes chromosome 11, fTakRub1.2, whole genome shotgun sequence:
- the LOC101079375 gene encoding rho guanine nucleotide exchange factor 26 → MDIGNDVDLSNENITPLWKRRTENCPKAKDPIRIRPRPLSYHINGVATTDFPAEDDSSFTLSQPAERLVVAPPCQGKNVVMLKHVLHKPSRKSRVVRSISIGHFSSGLFSLSKFRSEDSRSASLDNRACNGDNADHNRKKNINGEAVWIGECPQDPGRETTAQLNLNTQKDEALFGSSSPPPDGIPHNGPPIFSNNNYNHNDLSFLSSSSSPPAQRTPTCSHSSTSSIPSLSSLTSSDPPTPRSPSPALHRQASTSSATSQDTRNASSSSSLSSASPSPSFSPTISPSSSIVLSTHSPAALKMGTQQLIPKALASDIRQSKVPPSGPQGQGLAGLLGLDHSKRAVKALSMVETGTYFSTGGSKNEGTDAESESPGALRRGLRSTSYRRAVVSGDDAENPNNRPLFQPGIRLMDGISAASPSSPQSERLSSPGTPKLGSPGTTKPTSPGIIKPTSPSIPKPASPGNIKSPDRKKALTAQRTFDSEEEELYQNYQEKALHNDSDEEFREPKPDKDIVVQYRPIRTSWSQLSVVKKNGLSERISQEERKRQEAIFEVISSEHSYLHSLEILIRMFKNSAELRETMTKTEHHHLFSNISDVCEASQKFFKELEERHQQSIVIDDISDIVCKHAESNFDPYITYCSNEVYQQRTLQRLVSKNSTFKDVLTRIEGHPDCRNLPMISFLILPMQRITRLPLLMDTICQKTPKESTQYEECKKALQAVSKVVRKCNEGARTMERTEMMYTINSQLEFKIKPFPLVSSSRWMVKRGELTAYVEDSGIFLKRTSRQHVYFLLFNDVFIVTRKKSEDSYTVIDYALRDQIWVGPCQPEDLNLSPIRTTASMLVSRQTGASHLFHLRFRSNHSGEKVTMILGTELLNERARWISALGQNISNKCQDRTNSMQVEVIRTYTAKQPDELSLQVADVVLVSQTVEDGWYEGERLRDGERGWFLAECGAPITCAATIERNVQRMDRLKGLETNV, encoded by the exons ATGGACATCGGCAACGATGTGGATCTGTCCAACGAAAACATCACCCCGTTGTGGAAACGCCGCACGGAAAATTGCCCCAAAGCCAAGGACCCGATCAGAATCAGACCGCGACCCCTCAGCTACCACATCAACGGGGTGGCGACGACGGACTTCCCCGCTGAGGACGATTCCTCCTTCACGCTGAGCCAGCCTGCTGAGAGACTGGTGGTGGCGCCCCCCTGTCAGGGCAAGAACGTCGTGATGCTGAAGCACGTTCTGCACAAACCTTCCCGGAAATCTCGAGTGGTCCGAAGCATCAGCATCGGGCACTTCTCCAGCGGGCTCTTCTCATTGTCCAAATTTAGGTCGGAGGACAGCAGGTCCGCCTCGCTGGACAATAGAGCGTGCAACGGAGACAATGCAGACcataacaggaagaaaaacattaatGGAGAGGCTGTATGGATTGGAGAGTGTCCCCAGGATCCCGGGAGAGAAACAACTGCGCAGTTGAATCTGAACACGCAGAAAGACGAGGCTTTATTCGGGAGTAGTTCTCCTCCGCCCGACGGCATTCCTCACAACGGTCCCCCGATCTTCTCTAACAATAACTACAACCACAACGACCTGTCCTTTCtgtcatccagctcctctcctcctgcccagCGGACCCCCAcctgctcccacagctccacGTCCAGTATCCCGTCCCTGTCTTCCCTGACGTCCTCAGACCCCCCGACGCCGCGCTCCCCATCCCCAGCCCTCCACAGGcaggcctccacctcctctgccaCCTCGCAGGACACCAGAaacgcctcctcttcctcctccctctcttccgcGTCACCGTCGCCATCGTTCTCACCCActatctctccctcctcctctatTGTCCTCAGCACCCACAGCCCCGCCGCCCTCAAGATGGGCACCCAGCAGCTCATCCCGAAGGCCCTGGCTTCAGATATCCGGCAGAGCAAGGTGCCCCCGTCTGGGCCTCAGGGCCAAGGCTTGGCCGGGCTGCTGGGCTTGGATCATTCCAAGAGAGCAGTGAAGGCTCTCAGCATGGTGGAAACAGGAACCTACTTTTCTACAGGAGGGAGCAAAAATGAGGGGACGGATGCAGAAAGTGAAAGTCCGGGGGCCCTCAGGAGAGGCCTCAGAAGCACGTCCTACAGGAGGGCCGTTGTGAGCGGAGACGACGCGGAGAATCCGAATAACCGTCCCCTGTTCCAGCCTGGTATCAGACTAATGGATGGTATCAGTGCAGCTTCACCATCCAGTCCTCAGAGCGAAAGGCTCTCAAGCCCTGGGACGCCCAAACTGGGCAGCCCTGGGACAACCAAACCCACCAGTCCAGGGATAATCAAACCAACAAGCCCAAGCATTCCAAAGCCTGCGAGCCCTGGGAACATTAAG AGTCCAGATCGGAAGAAAGCTTTGACCGCTCAGCGGACGTTTGACAGCGAGG aggaggagctgtACCAGAACTACCAGGAGAAGGCCCTACACAACGACTCGGACGAGGAGTTCAGGGAACCCAAACCCGACAAAGACATCGTGGTGCAGTACAGGCCCATCCGCACCTCCTGGAGCCAGCTCAGTGTG GTGAAGAAGAACGGCCTGTCGGAGCGGATTAGCCAAGAGGAGCGCAAAAGACAGGAG GCCATTTTTGAGGTCATCTCCTCGGAACACTCGTACCTGCACAGCCTGGAGATCCTGATCCGCATGTTTAAGAACTCTGCAGAGCTCAGGGAGACCATGACCAAGACCGAGCACCACCACCTCTTCTCCAACATCAGCGACGTGTGCGAGGCCAGCCAGAA ATTCtttaaggagctggaggaaagacaccagcagagcatcGTGATCGATGACATCAGCGACATCGTCTGCAAGCACGCCGAGTCCAACTTTGATCCCTACATCACGTACTGCTCCAACGAAGTGTACCAGCAGAGGACCCTTCAGAGGCTGGT TTCCAAGAATTCCACATTTAAGGACGTGCTGACCAGGATCGAGGGACATCCggactgcaggaacctccccaTGATCTCCTTCCTCATCCTGCCCATGCAGAGAATCACTCGCCTGCCTCTCCTCATGGAT ACCATTTGTCAGAAAACACCTAAAGAATCAACACAGTATGAAGAGTGTAAGAAGGCCCTGCAAGCTGTCAGCAAG gtcgTAAGGAAGTGCAACGAGGGCGCGCGCACGATGGAGCGAACGGAGATGATGTACACTATCAACTCACAGCTGGAGTTCAAGATCAAG CCCTTCCCGCTGGTGTCGTCCTCCAGGTGGATGGTCAAGCGGGGGGAGCTGACCGCCTACGTGGAAGACAGCGGCATCTTCCTGAAGCGGACGTCCCGGCAGCACGTCTACTTCCTCCTCTTCAACGACGTTTTCATCGTGACCAGGAAGAAGAG CGAGGACAGCTACACCGTGATCGACTACGCCCTGCGGGACCAGATCTGGGTGGGCCCCTGCCAGCCGGAGGATCTCAATCTGTCGCCCATCAGGACCACGGCCAGCATGCTCGTCTCGCGGCAAACCGGCGCCAGCCATCTTTTCCACCTGCGTTTCCGCAGCAACCACTCGGGCGAAAAAGTCACCATGATCCTGGGGACGGAGTTGCT GAATGAGCGAGCCAGATGGATCAGTGCTCTGGGCCAGAATATCAGCAACAAGTGTCAAGACAGAACTA ACTCCATGCAGGTGGAAGTGATCAGAACCTACACCGCCAAGCAGCCAGACGAACTGTCCCTTCAGGTGGCTGACGTGGTGCTCGTGTCACAGACCGTAGAAGATG GGTGGTATGAGGGAGAGCGGCTgcgggatggagagaggggctGGTTCCTCGCAGAGTGCGGCGCGCCCATCACGTGCGCCGCCACCATCGAACGCAACGTGCAGAGGATGGACCGCCTCAAGGGGCTGGAGACCAACGTGTGA
- the dhx36 gene encoding ATP-dependent DNA/RNA helicase DHX36: MSYGYGGGGGRRGRRGGRGHRDGSRERWDRSGGSRGHSSDFDQDRSGQRDRPPPHLKGREIGLWYAKYGAVRRKQADRRSRAVVQMDESREQHITKLLNSVQSNHPDPDEASTSSNTGHCYFDGEAPEEEKPDIKSEEEDNIHPSQKKASLKSGRCLSTKYVKDEPPDTWDEEEQLLEGDKEEEEKKTLERKDKDLEFLFHEVQRNGSLDDRLKRDLLEKKSEPKYKEMLQFREKLPSYGKKEDLMALINSNRVVVVSGETGCGKTTQVTQFILDDHISRGLGSICRVVCTQPRRISAISVAERVAAERAESVGNGNSCGYQIRLQSRLPRRQGSILYCTTGIILQWLHSDPLLSSISHLVLDEIHERNLQSDVLLIIVKDLLSLRDDLKIILMSATLNAEKFSKYFDRCPMIHIPGFTFPVEEFLLEDVVQMTRYLPQKKEGRPRWKKGFLQGRNFRPEKEEKEAEYLESWPCYARTLKDRYSDDTVQAVEMLDSDEKIDLQLIVSLIRHVVLNEGEGAILVFLPGWDGISSLNDLLMAQQMFRSDRFVIIPLHSLMPTVNQTQVFKRPPPGVRKIVIATNIAETSITIDDVVFVIDGGKIKETHFDTNNNISTMTEEWVSLANAKQRKGRAGRVCPGKCYHLYNGLRASLMDAYQLPEILRTPLEELCLQIKILKLGSIARFLEKALDPPTEKAVSLAIKNLTDLNALDHTENLTALGFHLARLPVEPHIGKLILFGALLGCLDPVLTIAASLSFKDPFFIPLGKEKMADMRRKVLSRNSKSDHLTIINAFQGWEQAKQRGARYEREYCWDNFLSSNTLQMLQNMKGQFAEHLMHAGFVSSPDPKDPKSNVNSDNEKLIKAVIVAGLYPKVATIRPSYSKKRPGVKVYTQADGRVYIHPKSVNAEEREFNYKWLIYHLKMRTSSIFLYDCTEVSPFSLLFFGGDITIQKEEGDETVAVDQWIVFRCPARIAHLVKSLKKELDSLLEEKIQTPAPVDWQNSQSKDCAVISAIIDLITTQEKLAGGSGGYDSAPPPRGQHFYFDDD, encoded by the exons ATGAGTTACGGATACGGCGGCGGAGGTggaagaagaggcagaagaggtgGTCGAGGGCACAGAGATGGAAGCAGAGAGCGGTGGGACAGAAGTGGCGGCTCGAGGGGACACAGTTCTGACTTTGACCAAGACCGAAGTGGACAACGGGATCGTCCTCCACCGCACCTGAAGGGCCGTGAGATCGGTCTGTGGTACGCAAAATATGGTGCTGTCAGGAGGAAGCAGGCTGATCGCAGATCT CGGGCAGTGGTCCAAATGGAtgagtccagagagcagcacATTACCAAGCTGCTCAATTCTGTCCAGAGCAATCACCCTGATCCAGATGAAGCCTCCACCTCTTCCAACACAGGCCACTG TTACTTTGATGGGGAAGCACCCGAAGAGGAGAAACCTGACATCAAatctgaggaagaggacaacATTCATCCTAGCCAGAAGAAAGCAAGTCTCAAGTCAGGACG GTGCCTCTCCACAAAATATGTTAAAGATGAGCCGCCGGACACGTGGGATGAAGAAGAGCAGTTGCTGGAGGGGgataaggaggaagaggagaaaaagacgctggaaagaaaagacaaagactTGGAGTTCTTGTTTCATGAAGTACAGAGAAATGGTTCACTGGATGACCGATTAAAGAGAGATCTGCTGGAAAAGAAATCGGAGCCAAAGTACAAAGAGATGCTG caATTTAGGGAAAAACTTCCATCCtatggaaaaaaagag GATTTGATGGCGCTGATCAACTCTAACCGCGTGGTTGTGGTCAGCGGGGAAACGGGGTGCGGAAAAACCACTCAGGTCACCCAGTTCATCCTCGACGACCACATCAGTCGCGGGTTGGGCTCCATTTGCCGGGTGGTCTGCACTCAGCCTCGCCGCATCAGCGCCATCtcg GTGGCAGAGCGTGTAGCAGCGGAGCGGGCAGAAAGTGTTGGAAATGGAAACTCCTGTGGTTATCAGATCCGCCTGCAGAG CCGGTTACCAAGGAGACAGGGGTCGATTCTGTACTGTACAACAGGCATAATTCTTCAGTGGCTTCACTCAGACCC GCTCCTGTCCAGCATCAGTCATCTTGTGCTGGACGAAATTCACGAGAGAAACCTGCAGTCGGATGTGTTGCTCATCATCGTCAAGGACCTGCTCAGCCTCCGGGATGACCTCAAAATCATCCTCATGAGCGCCACGCTCAACGCAGAGAAGTTCTCCAAGTATTTCG ACAGGTGCCCAATGATCCACATCCCTGGTTTCACCTTCCCAGTGGAGGAGTTTCTACTGGAGGATGTTGTGCAGATGACCAG GTACCTTCCGCAGAAGAAGGAGGGACGGCCCAGgtggaaaaaaggctttttgcaGGGGCGTAATTTCAGgcctgagaaggaggagaaagaggcagAATACTTGGAAAGCTGGCCCTGTTATGCACGCACCCTGAAAGACAG ATACTCTGACGACACCGTCCAAGCAGTGGAGATGTTGGACAGCGATGAGAAGATCGACTTGCAACTGATTGTGTCGCTCATCCGCCATGTTGTGCTTAATGAAGGG GAAGGAGCCATCTTGGTGTTCCTGCCTGGCTGGGACGGCATCAGCTCCCTCAATGATCTGCTCATGGCCCAGCAGATGTTTCGATCAG aTCGATTCGTCATCATCCCCTTGCACTCTCTCATGCCTACAGTTAATCAAACGCAG GTGTTCAAGAGACCTCCTCCTGGAGTTAGAAAGATTGTGATTGCTACCAATATAGCTGAGACCAG CATCACCATAGATGATGTGGTCTTTGTCATCGACGGAGGCAAAATTAAGGAGACCCACTTCgacaccaacaacaacatcagcacCATGACGGAGGAGTGGGTCAGCTTGGCCAACGCCAAACAGAGAAAAGGCCGCGCTGGCAG GGTGTGCCCGGGGAAGTGCTACCATCTTTACAACGGTCTGAGAGCCAGCCTGATGGATGCCTATCAGCTGCCTGAAATCCTGCGGACGCCTCTGGAGGAGCTGTGCCTGCAGAttaag ATATTGAAGCTTGGCTCTATAGCTCGGTTTTTGGAGAAAGCCTTGGACCCTCCCACAGAAAAAGCTGTCAGTCTGGCCATCAAGAACCTCACAGATCTG AATGCTCTGGACCACACAGAGAATCTAACGGCCCTGGGGTTCCACCTGGCCCGCCTTCCCGTAGAGCCTCACATAGGCAAGCTGATCCTGTTCGGGGCTCTGCTGGGCTGCCTGGACCCCGTCCTCACCATCGCCGCGTCGCTCAGCTTCAAAGATCCCTTCTTCATACCCCTG GGCAAAGAGAAGATGGCAGACATGAGGAGGAAGGTGCTGTCAAGGAACTCGAAGAGCGACCACCTCACTATTATCAACGCTTTTCAG GGatgggagcaggcaaaacaacGCGGTGCCAGGTATGAAAGGGAATACTGCTGGGATAACTTCCTGTCCTCCAACACGCTCCAG ATGCTACAAAACATGAAAGGTCAGTTCGCCGAGCACCTGATGCACGCCGGCTTCGTCAGCAGCCCTGACCCCAAAGACCCCAAATCGAATGTCAATTCAG ATAACGAGAAGCTAATCAAGGCTGTCATCGTCGCCGGTCTGTACCCGAAGGTGGCCACGATCAGGCCGTCTTACAGCAAAAAGAGACCCGG AGTTAAGGTGTACACTCAGGCCGACGGGAGGGTCTACATCCACCCCAAGTCGGTCAACGCCGAAGAGAGGGAATTTAACTACAAGTGGCTCATTTACCACCTGAAGATGAGAACAAGCAGC ATCTTCCTGTACGACTGCACCGAGGTGTCGCCGTTCTCGCTGCTGTTCTTCGGAGGAGACATCACGATCCAGAAGGAGGAGGGCGACGAGACGGTCGCCGTGGACCAGTGGATCGTCTTCCGGTGCCCGGCGCGCATCGCTCACCTCGTCAAG AGTTTGAAAAAGGAGCTGGACtccctgctggaggagaaaattCAGACTCCTGCTCCGGTGGACTGGCAGAACAGTCAGTCCAAAGACTGCGCAGTCATCAGCGCCATCATCGACCTCATCACCACTCAGGAGAAGCTCGCCGGCGGCAGCGGAGGTTACGACAGTGCGCCTCCCCCGAGGGGACAGCACTTTTACTTTGATGACGACTAA
- the LOC101078923 gene encoding probable G-protein coupled receptor 149 produces the protein MTTTHSSSPAPNQSDLSVDTSEKTDPAGLERRIRLLLFGLCVTIAAATFAGGVYSLLSLLRMRRKTSLCLIVASMSVDDLLSVVPLSLFMLLQWETDGREGSASLCTLSGLLYVFQGVSSNMKACLIAAYTFYVTKRFGVLQSIRRPLRVMWAIAGVWAVSLTVSVLPLCGWGSFAPASLGCFPKSDSFYILLLFSLYSLCFCGLLFFFIPLTYQLLCSREPQRTLLYPSYLQMAGGLGGSSPFCDLQSFSRDSLNKSFGAYNELSPSSFGTEVREPEGSCVSPVNGQGTAAVEDTPVVFAQKRFSMILAIVRVILWMPLMTLVLLRHVLNASSSSLETLSFFLTLLAPAVTPLFVLSERWIHMPCGCFINCKQAPRRGPPVKKRRFEFSLSFQKGYGVYKLSRNALSPAPETPACRTLFNCDFSSPRLDVLETGGLPTLGPGFDLTTPCPVDSSSRAELLVLADHPPLPRGTQEEDANFDRLASQQDDEIGDTASVFEGAERRLSHEVCRKIELTDWEWCRSKSERTPRQRSTGGLSIPLCAFQGTVSLQAPTGKTLSLSTYEVSSDGLKISPNNAKKVEVYRSKSVGHEPSADDAASGGQAGDGNVDSAGLGMDISLGMGIGATVGDTNVKIHLEVLEICDNEEAMDSVSIISNISQSSTHARSPSLRYSRRENRFVSCDLGETASYSLLIPGSSNPDVESINITIPDTVEAHRQNSLRQTRENSGYREEIQLLNEAYMRQAGEREE, from the exons ATGACCACCACGCACAGCAGCTCTCCGGCGCCTAACCAGAGCGACCTTTCCGTGGACACTTCGGAGAAGACGGACCCCGCCGGGCTGGAGAGGCGAATCCGCCTGCTGCTTTTCGGATTGTGCGTAACCATCGCGGCGGCCACCTTTGCCGGCGGCGTTTATTcactcctgtctctcctccggatgaggaggaaaacctCGCTGTGTCTGATAGTGGCTTCCATgtcggtggatgacctgctcagcgtggtccctctctccctgttcaTGCTGCTTCAGTGGGAGACGGATGGACGCGAGGGGTCGGCCAGCCTCTGCACTTTATCCGGACTTCTGTACGTGTTCCAGGGCGTTTCGAGCAATATGAAGGCTTGCCTTATAGCAGCCTATACTTTTTATGTCACAAAGAGATTTGGGGTGCTCCAGTCTATCCGTCGGCCGTTGCGGGTGATGTGGGCCATCGCCGGTGTGTGGGCGGTCAGCCTGACCGTCAGTGTGCTACCCTTGTGCGGGTGGGGCAGCTTTGCGCCGGCTTCCCTTGGGTGTTTCCCAAAGAGCGACAGTTTTTACATCTTGCTCCTCTTCTCTTTATATTCACTCTGCTTTTGCGGtttgttatttttctttatcCCCCTCACGTATCAGCTGCTGTGCTCCAGAGAGCCCCAGAGGACTTTGTTGTACCCCAGCTACCTACAGATGGCGGGGGGGCTCGGCGGCTCCTCTCCCTTCTGCGACCTGCAGTCGTTTTCCCGAGACAGTCTGAACAAAAGTTTCGGCGCCTACAACGAGCTGAGCCCCAGTTCGTTCGGGACCGAGGTCAGGGAGCCAGAGGGCAGCTGTGTGTCCCCGGTCAACGGACAAGGGACGGCAGCTGTCGAGGACACTCCAGTTGTGTTTGCGCAAAAGCGCTTCTCCATGATCCTAGCGATTGTTCGGGTCATTTTATGGATGCCGCTGATG ACGTTGGTGCTGCTGCGTCACGTGCTGAATGCGAGCAGTTCCTCCCTGGAGACCCTGAGCTTCTTTCTCACACTGCTCGCCCCAGCTGTCACTCCATTATTCGTGCTGTCGGAGCGCTGGATCCACATGCCGTGCGGCTGCTTCATTAACTGCAAACAGGCTCCCAGACGGGGACCTCCAG tgaaaaaaagaagatttgaGTTCAGCCTCTCTTTTCAAAAAGGCTACGGGGTCTACAAGCTGTCCCGGAATGCCTTGTCTCCGGCCCCGGAAACCCCTGCCTGTCGCACCCTCTTCAACTGTGACTTCTCCAGCCCACGACTGGATGTTCTGGAGACCGGTGGGCTCCCCACACTGGGGCCTGGTTTTGACCTCACCACCCCCTGTCCAGTGGACAGCTCCTCTCGTGCAGAGCTTCTTGTGCTGGCCGACCATCCGCCACTCCCCCGCGGGACCCAGGAAGAGGACGCTAACTTCGACCGCCTGGCCTCGCAGCAGGATGATGAAATCGGCGACACGGCCTCTGTGTTCGAGGGGGCGGAGAGGAGGCTGTCGCACGAGGTGTGTCGCAAAATCGAGCTGACGGACTGGGAGTGGTGCAGAAGTAAATCCGAGAGAACGCCCAGGCAG CGATCAACGGGTGGTCTATCTATTCCCCTCTGCGCCTTTCAGGGCACTGTTTCCCTGCAGGCGCCCACAGGGAagaccctctctctctccacctatGAAGTCAGCAGTGACGGGTTGAAAATCTCCCCTAATAACGCCAAGAAG GTTGAAGTGTATCGCTCCAAATCAGTGGGACATGAGCCCAGCGCAGATGACGCAGCATCTGGAGGCCAGGCTGGAGATGGGAATGTCGACAGCGCAGGTCTGGGAATGGATATCTCACTGGGGATGGGCATAGGAGCCACCGTGGGAGACACCAACGTCAAGATCCATCTGGAGGTACTGGAGATCTGTGATAATGAAGAGGCCATGGACAGCGTCTCCATTATCTCCAACATCAGCCAATCTTCCACACATGCCCGCTCGCCGTCTCTGCGCTACTCACGTCGGGAGAACCGCTTCGTGTCCTGCGACCTGGGCGAGACAGCCTCTTACTCCCTGCTCATTCCCGGCAGCAGCAACCCGGACGTGGAGAGCATCAACATCACCATCCCCGACACGGTGGAGGCGCACCGGCAGAACAGCCTGCGGCAAACGCGGGAGAACTCGGGTTATCGCGAGGAAATCCAGCTGCTGAATGAGGCCTACATGAGACAggctggagagagggaggagtga